The Anopheles moucheti chromosome 3, idAnoMoucSN_F20_07, whole genome shotgun sequence genome contains the following window.
tcGCGAGAACTGGATTTGTATCGCTGTCGCTCACAGGGGTTTTACTGAGGAGATTTTCCTTACTGCGGGTATCTTGCAGTTGCTGCGCTGGCCCTAGCAAAAGGCGAACCGCGCGAAAGTCGATGCCGTTTGGCTTTTGTTGGCTAACGGTCTTCTTTCCCTCGGGATTGGGGCGTTTCGTGTTACTTTTCGCTCATACTTTTCACTCCTGCGCtaggaaatgaaaatttatggcAAACATGTCCGTACGTACGCCACCCTCCACAGTTGTACTGGTCGCCTTGCTAAAGTTTTATGTGTTGCGTTTCTGCTGGTGGTTAGCATGTTCctcggtggaaaataaatttcttCACGATGAGCGCAGGTACGCGCGGCCCGTGGCGCAAAAAGATAAATATTATGAAGTATAAATTATCTCTGCTGTACtgcattttcttttgccaCAAGTaaggcaaacacaaaaaaacgactACATCTCTTATATGTTATGCATGGGCATTACAGGCAGGGGAAGAATAACTTATTAGCCGATGAAGATGTTACTTTTACACGCCATGTTTTTGCTCAAGCAGCTACATTTGGTTGGGACAGGTTTCTTGTAAGCTAATACTTAATTGAGTTTAATTCAATAATCAGATATGATACTAAGTCATTAATCAGAATGAATCTCTGAACAGTTTGAATgtatctgaatctctatttcaaagattcatgattgCTCTATCATTAATGAAACACCCAATATGTATGACCTCCACCTATTACCATGTCTGTCTGTCTGATGATCCGTCTCTACTCTAAGGATTCATCAAccttttgagagtcgattccaaatttgaatgtttcctcactaaagattcatatgattGACTCTTCTCAAAGGATTCCCTCACAGTATTGTTTACTATGGAAATAGATCGACTACCCGAAACATTATCTGAATAATATCTCTAATTTTAACTGGAACTTCACCTCTACTTCTACTTCTCTACTCGTTATTCATGCATGAGCTTTAATAATTGTAGGTGTTTTGTCCATTACGAACATTTCTGCCTGGATGCCAAGTTCACCGGCCAACTGCTGATACAACTCGAGCGTGCACTTGTGATAGGGCTGGCCGAATGTTGTGACCAGCGCATCATACGCACCCCGATAGTATCCGATCTCTGCCGGCATCTGTAACTTGGAGACTTCATAGTTTTCGAGTGCCCGCTTTTCTTCCAGCTTAGCGAACAGATTAGCTGCAAAATTATCCAAAGCCTGGAGTTCGCCCAACGTATTCTCGTCGACGGTTTTCGATAATTTCGTTTGAGTTCGCATTGATTTGCTCGTCCTGTTTCGTGTTGTGGTGTTATTCGCGGTAgttacatttgttttcttatcaGATCTATTTTTTGGACTAGCGTAAATGGAATGAATTGGtgattgtgatttttttgttaatcaaATGTGATAGAATTGTATGTCCTTCTAACTTACCCGCTACGGAGACCCTGTAGGTGACGCTCGATGTTAGCGAGATGCTCCGTATCTTTACCGTGAAGTTGCCGCAAACACAACAAAGTATTACGCAGTGCTTCCGGTTTTGGCTGTGATAATTCGGTCAGATGGCACAAGGAAGAAGAGGATGGACCGGACGAATAGAGGGAGCTTTGGCTCGATTTACTCGACGATTGCTGCTTTTCTTTGAGAGACGTCGTAGAGctttggggtttgttttgcagcaTATTCTTTTGCAATAGGACCTCGACATTGTCCCCTTTTCGAACACTTGTTTGTACGTTTGTTTC
Protein-coding sequences here:
- the LOC128303958 gene encoding uncharacterized protein LOC128303958, with protein sequence MPDEILQDHNNFLEIHAIKPPETNVQTSVRKGDNVEVLLQKNMLQNKPQSSTTSLKEKQQSSSKSSQSSLYSSGPSSSSLCHLTELSQPKPEALRNTLLCLRQLHGKDTEHLANIERHLQGLRSGPKNRSDKKTNVTTANNTTTRNRTSKSMRTQTKLSKTVDENTLGELQALDNFAANLFAKLEEKRALENYEVSKLQMPAEIGYYRGAYDALVTTFGQPYHKCTLELYQQLAGELGIQAEMFVMDKTPTIIKAHA